In one Modestobacter sp. L9-4 genomic region, the following are encoded:
- a CDS encoding molybdenum cofactor guanylyltransferase: MSPLPPFAAVVLAGGRSARLGGQPKPQLDVGGRTMLAAVLAAVDGAGQRIVVGPPQPVPEGVVLVRESPPGGGPVPALAAGLAAVDPGTEVVAVLAADLPFVTRDLVDELRERLTADGVMVVDGTGRDQLLLGVWRAGSLRAAAAGARAHAPLRGVLGQLAVTRHRPRVPAGEPAPWTDCDTPAELDRARAAAAARLPGPTAG; encoded by the coding sequence ATGAGCCCGCTCCCGCCGTTCGCCGCCGTCGTCCTCGCCGGCGGCCGGTCGGCCCGCCTGGGCGGGCAGCCGAAGCCCCAGCTGGACGTCGGTGGCCGCACGATGCTGGCTGCGGTCCTGGCCGCCGTGGACGGCGCCGGGCAGCGCATCGTGGTGGGTCCTCCGCAGCCGGTGCCCGAGGGCGTCGTGCTGGTGCGGGAGTCCCCGCCCGGCGGCGGCCCGGTGCCGGCCCTGGCCGCCGGGCTGGCCGCCGTGGACCCCGGCACCGAGGTGGTGGCCGTGCTCGCCGCCGACCTGCCGTTCGTGACCCGCGACCTGGTCGACGAGCTGCGGGAGCGGCTGACCGCCGACGGCGTGATGGTGGTCGACGGCACGGGACGCGACCAGCTGCTGCTGGGCGTGTGGCGTGCCGGGTCGCTGCGGGCGGCGGCGGCCGGTGCGCGGGCGCACGCCCCGCTGCGGGGTGTGCTGGGACAGCTCGCCGTCACCCGGCACCGGCCCCGGGTGCCCGCCGGCGAGCCGGCGCCGTGGACCGACTGCGACACCCCTGCCGAGCTCGACCGGGCCCGGGCCGCCGCTGCCGCGCGACTGCCGGGCCCCACCGCCGGGTAG
- a CDS encoding NAD(P)H-binding protein, with translation MRVVIAGAHGQIARRLGRLLSGRGDTAVGIVRNPDHRADLESDGVEPVVLDLEQATVADVAAVVTGADAVVFAAGGGPASGIARKDTVDRGAAVLLAEAAEAAGVRPYLLVSSIGVEQVADGAVPDGMDEVFVAYLRAKLAAETDVLSRSGLSPMVLRPGSLTDEPGTGRVRLEHVYEHGQVTRDDVAAVLLELLDNPKDGLVVELLAGDTPVAEAVAALP, from the coding sequence ATGCGCGTCGTCATCGCAGGAGCCCACGGACAGATCGCCCGCCGCCTCGGCCGGCTGCTCAGCGGACGGGGGGACACCGCCGTCGGCATCGTGCGCAACCCCGACCACCGGGCGGACCTGGAGTCCGACGGCGTCGAGCCCGTCGTGCTGGACCTGGAGCAGGCCACCGTCGCCGACGTCGCGGCGGTCGTGACCGGCGCCGACGCCGTCGTCTTCGCCGCGGGCGGCGGCCCGGCCAGCGGCATCGCCCGCAAGGACACCGTGGACCGCGGCGCCGCCGTCCTGCTGGCCGAGGCCGCCGAGGCCGCCGGCGTCCGGCCCTACCTGCTGGTGTCCTCGATCGGGGTCGAGCAGGTCGCCGACGGCGCCGTCCCCGACGGCATGGACGAGGTGTTCGTCGCCTACCTGCGCGCCAAGCTCGCCGCCGAGACCGACGTGCTGTCGCGCTCCGGCCTGTCGCCGATGGTCCTGCGGCCGGGCAGCCTCACCGACGAGCCGGGCACCGGCCGCGTCCGACTCGAGCACGTCTACGAGCACGGCCAGGTCACTCGGGACGACGTCGCAGCGGTCCTGCTCGAGCTGCTGGACAACCCGAAGGACGGGCTGGTCGTCGAGCTCCTGGCCGGGGACACCCCGGTGGCCGAGGCCGTCGCCGCGCTCCCCTGA
- the truA gene encoding tRNA pseudouridine(38-40) synthase TruA: MEHLFADEPATDTGGGLVRVRLDVSYDGTALHGWARQPGQRTVQSELEQGLATVLRRDVDLTVAGRTDAGVHATGQVAHTDLPAALLEQHAGKLIRRLRGVLPPDVAVTGARVVSPDFDARFAALARHYVYRLTDAESGPPPLRRADTAAWGRRLDAGRMRVAAALLLGQHDFAAYCRRREGATTIRTLLDLDVQRHGAVIEIAASADAFCHSMVRSLVGALIAVGEGRREPGWPASLLSLTSRANDVPVAPAGGLTLVRVDYPEESQLAARTLVTRAKRSADPPSPG; encoded by the coding sequence GTGGAGCACCTGTTCGCCGACGAGCCCGCCACCGACACCGGTGGCGGGCTCGTCCGCGTCCGGCTCGACGTCTCCTACGACGGCACCGCGCTGCACGGCTGGGCGCGCCAGCCCGGGCAGCGCACCGTGCAGTCCGAGCTGGAGCAGGGGCTGGCGACGGTGCTCCGCCGGGACGTCGACCTGACCGTGGCCGGCCGCACCGACGCAGGCGTGCACGCCACCGGGCAGGTCGCGCACACCGACCTCCCGGCGGCCCTCCTCGAGCAGCACGCCGGCAAGCTGATCCGACGGCTGCGGGGCGTCCTGCCCCCCGACGTCGCGGTCACCGGTGCGCGGGTGGTCAGCCCCGACTTCGACGCCCGCTTCGCCGCCCTCGCCCGGCACTACGTCTACCGGCTCACCGACGCCGAGTCCGGTCCGCCGCCGCTGCGCCGTGCGGACACGGCGGCCTGGGGGCGCCGGCTGGACGCGGGGCGCATGCGGGTCGCCGCCGCGCTCCTGCTCGGCCAGCACGACTTCGCCGCCTACTGCCGTCGTCGTGAGGGCGCCACGACGATCCGCACGCTCCTGGACCTCGACGTGCAACGGCACGGGGCGGTCATCGAGATCGCGGCGTCGGCCGACGCCTTCTGCCACTCGATGGTGCGCAGCCTGGTCGGCGCGCTGATCGCGGTGGGGGAGGGGCGCCGGGAGCCGGGCTGGCCGGCGTCCCTGCTGTCGCTGACCAGCCGGGCGAACGACGTGCCGGTGGCCCCCGCGGGCGGGCTGACCCTGGTCCGGGTCGACTACCCCGAGGAGTCACAGCTGGCGGCCCGCACGCTCGTCACCCGGGCCAAGCGGTCCGCAGACCCCCCGTCCCCGGGCTGA
- a CDS encoding DNA-directed RNA polymerase subunit alpha produces the protein MLIAQRPTLTEETIDAQRSRFVIEPLEPGFGYTLGNSLRRTLLSSIPGAAVTSIRIEGTLHEFTTVPGVKEDVTEIILNLKGLVVSSDSDEPVTMYLRKQGPGEVTAADIAPPAGVEVHNPELHIATLNAKGRLEVELVVERGRGYVPATQNKQPGQEIGRIPVDSIYSPVLKVTYAVEATRVEQRTDFDRLVVDVETKPSMEPRDAIASAGSTLVELFGLLRELNVDAEGIEVGPSPAEAADIANFSMPIEDMDLTVRSYNCLKREGVHTVGELVTRSEADLLDIRNFGAKSIDEVKLKLAAMGLALKDSPPGFVPTSVESYDEGYETDAYQGDASYGDPAQFDETTFQETEQL, from the coding sequence ATGCTCATCGCACAGCGTCCGACCCTCACCGAGGAGACCATCGACGCCCAGCGCTCACGGTTCGTCATCGAGCCGCTCGAGCCGGGTTTCGGTTACACCCTCGGCAACTCGCTCCGTCGCACCCTGCTGTCCTCGATCCCCGGCGCTGCTGTCACCAGCATCCGCATCGAGGGCACCCTGCACGAGTTCACCACTGTGCCGGGCGTCAAGGAGGACGTCACCGAGATCATCCTGAACCTCAAGGGCCTCGTGGTCAGCTCCGACTCCGACGAGCCGGTGACCATGTACCTGCGCAAGCAGGGCCCGGGTGAGGTCACCGCCGCCGACATCGCGCCCCCGGCCGGTGTCGAGGTGCACAACCCCGAGCTGCACATCGCCACGCTCAACGCCAAGGGCCGCCTCGAGGTGGAGCTGGTCGTCGAGCGCGGCCGCGGCTACGTGCCGGCCACGCAGAACAAGCAGCCCGGCCAGGAGATCGGTCGGATCCCCGTCGACTCGATCTACTCCCCGGTGCTCAAGGTGACCTACGCCGTCGAGGCCACCCGCGTCGAGCAGCGCACCGACTTCGACCGCCTCGTGGTCGACGTCGAGACCAAGCCGTCGATGGAGCCCCGCGACGCCATCGCCAGCGCCGGTTCCACCCTGGTGGAGCTGTTCGGCCTGCTGCGCGAGCTCAACGTCGACGCCGAGGGCATCGAGGTCGGGCCCAGCCCGGCCGAGGCCGCCGACATCGCGAACTTCTCGATGCCGATCGAGGACATGGACCTCACCGTCCGGTCCTACAACTGCCTCAAGCGCGAGGGCGTGCACACCGTCGGGGAGCTCGTCACCCGCTCGGAGGCCGACCTGCTCGACATCCGCAACTTCGGTGCGAAGTCGATCGACGAGGTCAAGCTCAAGCTCGCCGCCATGGGCCTGGCCCTGAAGGACAGCCCGCCCGGGTTCGTCCCGACCTCGGTCGAGAGCTACGACGAGGGCTACGAGACCGACGCCTACCAGGGCGACGCCTCCTACGGCGACCCGGCGCAGTTCGACGAGACCACGTTCCAGGAGACCGAGCAGCTCTGA
- the rpsD gene encoding 30S ribosomal protein S4, with protein MARYTGADCRLCRREKMKLFLKGSKCESPKCPIEIRPYPPGEHGRGRTKDSEYLLQLREKQKARRIYGVLEKQFRGYYEEANKKTGKTGEVLLQILESRLDNVVYRAGFAESRDMARQLVRHGHIKVNGRKVDIPSFRVSANDILEVAAKSTEMVPFQLAQAKAGSRPVPPWLEVISSQLKVLVHNIPARQVIDTPVQEQLIVELYSK; from the coding sequence GTGGCCCGTTACACCGGAGCCGACTGCCGTCTGTGCAGGCGCGAGAAGATGAAGCTGTTCCTCAAGGGCAGCAAGTGCGAGTCCCCGAAGTGCCCGATCGAGATCCGGCCCTACCCGCCGGGCGAGCACGGCCGTGGGCGCACCAAGGACAGCGAGTACCTGCTCCAGCTTCGTGAGAAGCAGAAGGCCCGCCGCATCTACGGCGTGCTGGAGAAGCAGTTCCGCGGTTACTACGAAGAGGCCAACAAGAAGACGGGCAAGACCGGTGAGGTCCTGCTGCAGATCCTCGAGTCGCGCCTGGACAACGTGGTCTACCGGGCCGGCTTCGCCGAGTCCCGTGACATGGCCCGCCAGCTGGTGCGCCACGGCCACATCAAGGTGAACGGCCGCAAGGTCGACATCCCGTCCTTCCGCGTGTCCGCGAACGACATCCTCGAGGTGGCTGCGAAGTCCACCGAGATGGTCCCGTTCCAGCTCGCCCAGGCGAAGGCCGGCTCCCGTCCGGTCCCGCCGTGGCTCGAGGTCATCTCCTCGCAGCTGAAGGTGCTCGTCCACAACATCCCGGCCCGCCAGGTGATCGACACCCCGGTCCAGGAGCAGTTGATCGTCGAGCTCTACTCGAAGTAG
- the rpsK gene encoding 30S ribosomal protein S11: MPPRARAAAGTKKVRRKEKKNVAHGAAHIKSTFNNTIVSITDPTGNVISWASAGHVGFKGSRKSTPFAAQMAAESAARKAQEHGMRKVDVFVKGPGSGRETAIRSLQATGLEVGQIQDVTPQPHNGCRPKKRRRV, from the coding sequence ATGCCTCCCAGGGCTCGCGCGGCAGCTGGCACCAAGAAGGTGCGCCGCAAGGAGAAGAAGAACGTCGCTCACGGCGCGGCGCACATCAAGAGCACCTTCAACAACACGATCGTGTCGATCACCGACCCCACGGGCAACGTGATCAGCTGGGCCTCGGCCGGCCACGTCGGTTTCAAGGGCTCGCGCAAGTCCACGCCGTTCGCGGCGCAGATGGCTGCCGAGAGCGCGGCGCGCAAGGCCCAGGAGCACGGCATGCGCAAGGTCGACGTCTTCGTGAAGGGTCCCGGCTCCGGTCGCGAGACCGCGATCCGCTCCCTGCAGGCCACTGGCCTCGAGGTCGGACAGATCCAGGACGTGACGCCGCAGCCGCACAACGGCTGCCGGCCCAAGAAGCGCCGCCGGGTCTGA
- the rpsM gene encoding 30S ribosomal protein S13 gives MARLAGVDLPREKRMEVALTYIYGIGPTSSKATLTATGVSPDLRVKDLTDEDLLKLRDYIDEHFRVEGDLRREVAADIRRKVEIGCYQGLRHRRGLPVHGQRTKTNARSSKGPRKTIAGKKKAR, from the coding sequence ATGGCTCGACTTGCAGGCGTTGACCTCCCCCGCGAGAAGCGGATGGAGGTCGCGCTCACCTACATCTACGGGATCGGCCCGACGTCGTCGAAGGCGACCCTGACCGCGACGGGCGTCAGCCCGGACCTGCGCGTCAAGGACCTGACCGACGAGGACCTCCTCAAGTTGCGCGACTACATCGACGAGCACTTCCGCGTCGAGGGTGACCTGCGCCGCGAGGTGGCCGCCGACATCCGCCGCAAGGTGGAGATCGGTTGCTACCAGGGTCTGCGGCACCGCCGCGGTCTCCCGGTGCACGGGCAGCGCACGAAGACGAACGCGCGCTCGAGCAAGGGCCCGCGCAAGACCATCGCGGGCAAGAAGAAGGCCCGCTGA
- the rpmJ gene encoding 50S ribosomal protein L36, which produces MKVQPSVKKICDKCKVIRRHGRVMVICENARHKQRQG; this is translated from the coding sequence GTGAAGGTCCAGCCGTCGGTGAAGAAGATCTGTGACAAGTGCAAGGTGATCCGCCGGCACGGCCGGGTCATGGTCATCTGCGAGAACGCCCGGCACAAGCAGCGCCAGGGCTGA
- the infA gene encoding translation initiation factor IF-1, producing the protein MAKKDGAIEVEGRVVEPLPNAMFRVELQNGHRVLAHISGKMRQHYIRILPEDRVVVELSPYDLTRGRIVYRYK; encoded by the coding sequence GTGGCAAAGAAGGACGGGGCCATCGAGGTCGAGGGTCGCGTCGTGGAGCCGCTGCCCAACGCGATGTTCCGAGTCGAACTGCAGAACGGGCACCGAGTGCTCGCCCACATCAGCGGCAAGATGCGGCAGCACTACATCCGCATCCTGCCCGAGGACCGCGTGGTCGTGGAGCTGTCGCCCTACGACCTGACCCGCGGCCGCATCGTCTACCGCTACAAGTGA
- the map gene encoding type I methionyl aminopeptidase, with protein MIQIKTTHELELMRASGLVTAGAIAAVKAAVAPGVTTGELDAIAEDHIRSHGAVPNFLGYHGFTGTICASVNDEVVHGIPSTERVLADGDNISIDCGAVLDGWHSDSAVTVTVGTARAEDLELIAVTERSMWAGLARAIAGGRLTDISAAVEESITAHPHRYGIVDHYGGHGIGTEMHQDPHVLNYGRAGRGPKLVPGLALAIEPMVTVGDPATAELEDGWTVVTKDGSRAAHFEHSVAITPEGPWVLTAEDGGLAGLAPFGVTPRS; from the coding sequence ATGATCCAGATCAAGACGACGCACGAGCTCGAGCTGATGCGCGCCTCCGGGCTCGTGACCGCCGGGGCCATCGCCGCGGTTAAGGCAGCCGTGGCCCCCGGTGTCACCACGGGGGAGCTGGACGCCATCGCCGAGGACCACATCCGGTCCCACGGCGCGGTGCCGAACTTCCTGGGCTACCACGGCTTCACCGGCACCATCTGCGCCTCGGTCAACGACGAGGTGGTCCACGGCATCCCGTCCACGGAGCGGGTCCTCGCCGACGGGGACAACATCTCCATCGACTGCGGGGCCGTGCTGGACGGCTGGCACAGCGACTCCGCCGTCACGGTCACCGTGGGCACTGCCCGCGCGGAGGACCTGGAGCTCATCGCCGTCACGGAGCGCTCGATGTGGGCCGGGCTGGCCCGGGCGATCGCCGGCGGCCGTCTCACCGACATCAGCGCCGCGGTGGAGGAGTCGATCACCGCGCACCCGCACCGCTACGGGATCGTCGACCACTACGGCGGCCACGGCATCGGCACCGAGATGCACCAGGACCCGCACGTGCTCAACTACGGGCGTGCCGGGCGTGGCCCGAAGCTCGTCCCGGGGCTGGCCCTGGCCATCGAGCCGATGGTGACCGTCGGCGACCCGGCCACCGCCGAGCTGGAGGACGGCTGGACGGTGGTCACGAAGGACGGCTCCCGCGCCGCGCACTTCGAGCACAGCGTCGCCATCACCCCCGAGGGCCCCTGGGTCCTCACCGCGGAGGACGGCGGCCTCGCCGGCCTCGCGCCCTTCGGCGTCACCCCGCGCTCCTGA
- a CDS encoding adenylate kinase — protein sequence MRVVLLGPPGAGKGTQAQIIASRMSVPAISTGDIFRANVTGQTELGQQAKAYMDSGDLVPDEITVAMVTERLAEPDAKAGFLLDGFPRTIAQAEQLRDSLAELGHLLDRCLELVVDEDELVRRLSGRKMLVDGEWVQRDDDKPETVRHRLEVYREQTAPLSGFYRQAGLLSQIDAIGEIDEVTDRALTALGFTDDGPAGAPAAG from the coding sequence GTGCGCGTCGTGTTGCTGGGGCCCCCTGGAGCGGGCAAGGGCACCCAGGCGCAGATCATCGCCAGCCGCATGTCGGTGCCGGCGATCTCGACCGGGGACATCTTCCGGGCCAACGTGACCGGGCAGACCGAGCTGGGGCAGCAGGCGAAGGCCTACATGGACTCCGGTGACCTGGTCCCGGACGAGATCACGGTCGCGATGGTCACCGAGCGGCTGGCCGAGCCCGACGCCAAGGCCGGCTTCCTGCTCGACGGCTTCCCGCGGACGATCGCCCAGGCCGAGCAGCTCCGTGACTCCCTCGCCGAGCTCGGGCACCTGCTGGACCGCTGCCTCGAGCTCGTGGTCGACGAGGACGAGCTGGTGCGCCGGCTCTCCGGGCGCAAGATGCTCGTCGACGGCGAGTGGGTCCAGCGCGACGACGACAAGCCCGAGACGGTCCGGCACCGCCTCGAGGTCTACCGGGAACAGACCGCTCCGCTGTCGGGGTTCTACCGCCAAGCCGGGCTGCTGAGCCAGATCGACGCGATCGGCGAGATCGACGAGGTCACCGATCGGGCGCTGACCGCGCTCGGCTTCACCGACGACGGCCCGGCCGGGGCCCCGGCCGCAGGCTGA
- the secY gene encoding preprotein translocase subunit SecY, translating to MLQAFAAAFRTPDLRRKLLFSLALIAVYRLGASVPGPGVSIEAINSCLEQANASDQRDVYSLVNLFSGGALLRLSVFALGIMPYITASIIVQLLVVVIPRFEQLKKEGQSGQAKLTQYTRYLTIALAVLQSTGIIALARSGQLFPNCQQDIIPSNSVWTTVVLVVTLTAGTAVIMWLGELLTEKGIGNGMSVLIFTSIAARIPAEGGSILQTRGAFIFTVVCIFAVIVIASVVYVEQAQRRIPVQYAKRMVGRRMYGGTSTYLPLKVNQAGVIPVIFASSLLYLPQLVSQLQGDTSGPVRRFFENYVINQSSPVHIAIYFALIVFFTYFYVSITFNPEERADDMKRYGGFIPGIRPGRPTAEYLQYVLSRITLPGSIYLGLVAVLPNLFLSITEQGNNQNFPFGGTAVLIMVGVGLETVKQIETQLNQRSYEGFLR from the coding sequence GTGCTGCAGGCGTTCGCCGCTGCGTTCCGGACGCCAGATCTCCGGCGCAAGCTGCTCTTCTCACTGGCGCTGATCGCGGTCTACCGGCTGGGCGCCAGCGTCCCCGGTCCCGGGGTCTCGATCGAGGCGATCAACAGCTGCCTGGAGCAGGCCAACGCCTCCGACCAGCGCGACGTCTACTCGCTGGTGAACCTGTTCTCCGGCGGTGCGCTGCTGCGGCTGTCGGTGTTCGCGCTCGGCATCATGCCGTACATCACCGCGAGCATCATCGTGCAACTGCTGGTGGTGGTCATCCCACGGTTCGAGCAGCTGAAGAAGGAAGGGCAGTCGGGTCAGGCGAAGCTGACCCAGTACACCCGCTACCTCACCATCGCGCTCGCCGTGCTGCAGAGCACCGGGATCATCGCCCTGGCCCGCAGCGGCCAGCTGTTCCCGAACTGCCAGCAGGACATCATCCCGTCGAACTCCGTGTGGACGACGGTGGTCCTCGTCGTCACCCTCACCGCCGGCACGGCCGTCATCATGTGGCTGGGCGAGCTGCTCACCGAGAAGGGGATCGGCAACGGCATGTCCGTGCTGATCTTCACCTCGATCGCGGCCCGCATCCCCGCCGAGGGCGGCTCGATCCTGCAGACCCGCGGCGCCTTCATCTTCACCGTCGTCTGCATCTTCGCGGTGATCGTGATCGCCTCGGTGGTCTACGTCGAGCAGGCCCAGCGCCGCATCCCCGTGCAGTACGCCAAGCGCATGGTGGGCCGGCGCATGTACGGCGGCACCTCGACCTACCTGCCGCTGAAGGTGAACCAGGCCGGTGTCATCCCGGTCATCTTCGCCTCGTCGCTGCTCTACCTGCCGCAGCTGGTCAGCCAGCTGCAGGGCGACACCAGCGGCCCGGTGCGGCGGTTCTTCGAGAACTACGTGATCAACCAGAGCAGCCCGGTGCACATCGCGATCTACTTCGCGCTCATCGTTTTCTTCACGTACTTCTACGTCTCGATCACGTTCAACCCGGAAGAGCGGGCCGACGACATGAAGCGCTACGGCGGCTTCATCCCCGGCATCCGCCCCGGTCGTCCCACCGCGGAGTACCTGCAGTACGTGCTGTCCCGGATCACGCTGCCGGGCTCGATCTACCTGGGTCTGGTCGCCGTGCTGCCCAACCTGTTCCTCTCGATCACCGAGCAGGGGAACAACCAGAACTTCCCGTTCGGCGGGACCGCGGTGCTGATCATGGTGGGAGTGGGCTTGGAGACGGTCAAGCAGATCGAGACGCAGCTCAACCAGCGCAGCTACGAAGGGTTCCTGCGCTAG
- the rplO gene encoding 50S ribosomal protein L15: MTLKVHHLRPAPGAHTKKTRVGRGEGSKGKTAGRGTKGSGARVQVSARFEGGQTPLFMRLPKLSGFKNNNKVVFQVVNLDRIASLFPQGGRIDPDTLADAGAVRRGQPIKVLGTGELGGVKVDVQAHAFSKSAEEKIGAAGGSTTQL; encoded by the coding sequence ATGACTCTCAAGGTCCACCACCTGCGTCCGGCCCCCGGCGCCCACACCAAGAAGACCCGCGTGGGTCGTGGTGAGGGCTCGAAGGGCAAGACCGCCGGTCGCGGCACCAAGGGCTCCGGCGCCCGCGTGCAGGTCTCTGCACGGTTCGAGGGTGGTCAGACCCCCCTCTTCATGCGGCTGCCGAAGCTCTCGGGCTTCAAGAACAACAACAAGGTCGTCTTCCAGGTCGTCAACCTGGACCGGATCGCCTCCCTGTTCCCGCAGGGTGGTCGCATCGACCCCGACACGCTGGCCGACGCCGGCGCCGTCCGTCGCGGTCAGCCGATCAAGGTCCTGGGCACCGGCGAGCTCGGCGGGGTGAAGGTCGACGTGCAGGCGCACGCCTTCTCCAAGTCCGCCGAGGAGAAGATCGGCGCTGCCGGGGGCAGCACCACCCAGCTCTGA
- the rpmD gene encoding 50S ribosomal protein L30 → MAQLKVTQIKSAIGTKPNQRQTLRSLGLKRISDSVVQEDRPEIRGMVATVPHLVTVEEIV, encoded by the coding sequence ATGGCTCAGCTGAAGGTCACCCAGATCAAGTCGGCGATCGGCACCAAGCCCAACCAGCGTCAGACGCTGCGTTCGCTCGGGCTCAAGCGGATCAGCGACTCGGTCGTCCAGGAGGACCGTCCCGAGATCCGCGGGATGGTCGCGACGGTGCCGCACCTGGTCACCGTCGAAGAGATCGTCTGA
- the rpsE gene encoding 30S ribosomal protein S5 — MERVVAINRVSKVVKGGRRFSFTALVIVGDGDGTVGVGYGKAKEVPAAIAKGVEEAKKHFYKVPRIAATIPHPVQGEAAAGVVLLKPASPGTGVIAGGPVRAVLECAGIHDVLSKSLGSSNPINIVHATMQALKDLVRPEEIAARRGLPLEDVAPAAMLRARAGQGV, encoded by the coding sequence ATCGAGCGCGTGGTCGCCATCAACCGCGTGTCGAAGGTCGTCAAGGGCGGTCGGCGCTTCAGCTTCACCGCGCTGGTGATCGTCGGCGACGGCGACGGCACCGTGGGTGTCGGCTACGGCAAGGCCAAGGAGGTGCCCGCGGCGATCGCCAAGGGCGTCGAGGAGGCCAAGAAGCACTTCTACAAGGTGCCCCGCATCGCCGCCACGATCCCGCACCCCGTGCAGGGTGAGGCCGCGGCCGGCGTCGTGCTGCTCAAGCCGGCCAGCCCCGGTACCGGCGTCATCGCCGGTGGCCCGGTGCGTGCCGTCCTCGAGTGCGCCGGCATCCACGACGTGCTCTCCAAGAGCCTCGGGTCCTCCAACCCGATCAACATCGTCCACGCGACCATGCAGGCGCTGAAGGACCTCGTCCGTCCCGAGGAGATCGCGGCCCGCCGCGGTCTGCCCCTGGAGGACGTCGCCCCGGCCGCCATGCTGCGCGCCCGGGCCGGACAGGGGGTCTGA
- the rplR gene encoding 50S ribosomal protein L18 produces the protein MTTAANTAKGPRVHKPVGTDISTARRVSRLRRHNRLRKRVGGTPERPRLVVKRSSRHIHVQVVDDTVGRTLVSASTMDASLKGVAGDKSALARQVGALVAERAKAAGIGAVVFDRGGNRYAGRIAALADGARESGLDF, from the coding sequence ATGACCACTGCAGCGAACACCGCGAAGGGCCCCCGGGTGCACAAGCCCGTCGGGACCGACATCAGCACCGCGCGCCGCGTCTCGCGGCTGCGCCGGCACAACCGTCTGCGCAAGCGCGTGGGCGGTACGCCGGAGCGGCCCCGTCTGGTCGTCAAGCGCAGCTCCCGGCACATCCACGTCCAGGTCGTCGACGACACCGTCGGTCGCACCCTGGTCAGTGCCTCCACCATGGACGCCAGCCTGAAGGGCGTGGCCGGCGACAAGTCCGCGCTCGCCCGTCAGGTCGGTGCGCTGGTGGCCGAGCGTGCGAAGGCCGCCGGCATCGGCGCCGTCGTCTTCGACCGTGGTGGCAACCGGTACGCCGGTCGCATCGCCGCGCTCGCCGACGGCGCCCGCGAGAGTGGGCTGGACTTCTGA
- the rplF gene encoding 50S ribosomal protein L6: MSRIGRLPIPVPSGVDVAIDGRTVNVSGPKGKLSHTVAAPITVERGEDGTLQVQRPDDQRESRALHGLSRTLIANMITGVTQGYDKTLEIVGVGYRVAARGADLEFALGFSHPVVVKAPEGISFTVEAPTRLRVSGIDKQQVGEVSAKIRKIRKPDPYKGKGVRYQGEVVKRKVGKTGK; this comes from the coding sequence ATGTCACGGATCGGACGACTCCCGATTCCGGTGCCCAGTGGGGTTGACGTCGCCATCGACGGGCGCACGGTCAACGTCTCGGGCCCGAAGGGGAAGCTGAGCCACACGGTGGCCGCTCCCATCACCGTCGAGCGCGGTGAGGACGGCACGCTGCAGGTGCAGCGTCCCGACGACCAGCGCGAGAGCCGTGCCCTGCACGGTCTCTCCCGCACCCTCATCGCCAACATGATCACCGGCGTCACCCAGGGGTACGACAAGACCCTGGAGATCGTCGGCGTGGGTTACCGCGTGGCTGCCCGTGGGGCGGACCTCGAGTTCGCGCTCGGCTTCAGCCACCCGGTCGTCGTGAAGGCCCCCGAGGGGATCTCCTTCACCGTCGAGGCCCCGACCCGCCTGCGCGTCAGCGGCATCGACAAGCAGCAGGTCGGCGAGGTCTCCGCCAAGATCCGCAAGATCCGCAAGCCCGACCCGTACAAGGGCAAGGGCGTGCGGTACCAGGGCGAGGTCGTCAAGCGCAAGGTCGGGAAGACGGGCAAGTGA
- the rpsH gene encoding 30S ribosomal protein S8: protein MTMTDPIADMLTRLRNANQAYHDTAAMPSSKLKTHVAEILQKEGYIGGWTVNDVEVDGHVRKELVVSLKYGPNRERSIAGIRRVSKPGLRVYAKSTSLPKVLGGLGVAIISTSTGLLTDKQANKKGVGGEVLAYVW, encoded by the coding sequence ATGACGATGACCGACCCGATCGCGGACATGCTCACGCGGCTGCGGAACGCCAACCAGGCGTACCACGACACCGCTGCCATGCCGTCGTCGAAGCTGAAGACGCACGTCGCCGAGATCCTCCAGAAGGAGGGTTACATCGGCGGCTGGACCGTCAACGACGTCGAGGTGGACGGCCACGTCCGCAAGGAGCTCGTGGTCTCCCTCAAGTACGGCCCCAACCGTGAGCGGAGCATCGCCGGCATCCGGCGCGTGTCCAAGCCCGGCCTGCGGGTCTACGCGAAGTCGACCTCCCTGCCGAAGGTCCTCGGCGGCCTCGGGGTGGCGATCATCTCCACCTCCACCGGACTGCTGACCGACAAGCAGGCGAACAAGAAGGGCGTGGGTGGGGAAGTCCTCGCCTACGTCTGGTAA